The Indicator indicator isolate 239-I01 unplaced genomic scaffold, UM_Iind_1.1 iindUn_scaffold_157, whole genome shotgun sequence genomic interval CACCCccgagggagggagggggaacgAGCCTCTCTGGGAGGTCCTTCCCCCAGCAGCGCCGCCGGGGGAACGGGCATAGGTCTAGGACGAAATATAACTTATAAGGCGCAGCAGGGGGGTAGGGTGTGTGGGATTTTGGGggtgtatttttcttttgattatTGGGTACGTGGTATATGCGCTTTGGCATCAAGTGTTGTCTTTTTGGGGTAGGTGCAGGTTTTGAGTTGgaggtttggtggtttggtttgtgtgagATCGCTTTTCTTATGGTAGGTTTGAGTGTTGTGACATCCTTCTGTACGTGCCCCCCCCAGCATCCGAAAACGTAGGTAGTATCGCGAACATGGTCTGTTCCTGGGAGATAGGTTGGTGGTTTGGTGGGTTGGCCCATAAAGCTTAAGAGCATGGGGTTTCCCAGCAGGGGACATCCACCGGCATCGTCCTCTACAGACCGACCACACCCTCAACCCCCTGGAGACCCCCTTGCGCTGCATCCGGCAGGCTCTTACTGTCAGGCTGGCTGTATCTGACTGCATTGATCGTGTGGGGGATTGCCGTGGCTTTGGGTGGACCAGGAGCCCGCGTGGGGCAGGTGAGGACGGGGCCTGTGGGGGAAATTGAGGCTGGTCGTGTGCGGCAGGGGAGGATGGGTCCGGAGGGGAGGCGGTGAGGACTGGGGGTAGGCGTggaggcagggggagggagggggcccCGCGGTGGGCAGGGGATAGAGGAGCCGGAGGCCCGCGGGGGTGGGCCGCGCGGGGTGGGGGAGGGTGggctggctgggggcaggggagagAGCTGGCACCAGCCGCGGGGTTGTGGTGTGCTGGGGGTGGGACGTAGCCAGTAGAGAGCTTAGCTGTGCCGCCCCCCGAGGCCGCGGATAGGGGTGGGGGGGTAACCGAGGAAGTAACCAGGAAGGCCCATAGGAGGAGTGATAGAGAGGAAGAACCGGGAATGGGCCAGGGGAGGAGGGTGGCCGCTGGGCGGGGTaaggggaggggcagggggggggagCTGCAACAAGAACGGCCTAaatgcagggaggaggaggatggaggttGCGGGAAATAggtagagagagaaaagggagtgagaggaaagaaaaagagagaaggacaGGGGAAAAGGAATAAAGAGGAGAGAttaaggagagggaaggaaggggccGCTGCGGGGGATGGAGCGCCGCAAGGGGCCGCTAGGGGCCGCAAGGAGGGGGACAGGCCGGGGGTAAGGAGGCAGTACGATCGGGGGGGGTATGGGGGTCTGGAGGGCTGGGGGGTAAGTCAGGCTAAGAGAATCGAGGAGGAAAGGGGGTTAGGGAGGGTCGGCGGAGGTGAGGCGGGCGGGGCAGGGCGTGGGGAGTGGGAAAGACAGAAAGTAGGAGAAGGGGTGTGGGGGGGCCGCGGGGGGTGAGAAAATTGGCGGGGTGCCACTAGGCCGCGGAGGGGcgagagaaggagggggaaaagggcgCCGGCCGCTCCCGGggcggggaggagggggggggggcggccCCCGCGGTGATGGGGAAGGCGGGGGCGGGTAGGgccatggggggggggggcccgCACGGGACCTCCGCGGGGCCAGAacaggagagaagagcagagcgaCGGAAGGGAAGAAAGATAGAGGAGAAGGATGAAAAGACACCCAAAGGGGGCGGGGCAGAAAAAGGGAGAAGTCTAGAGGGCCACGGCAGGGGAGTTGACGGGGCAGTGGCCTAGGAGgtggaaaaagggagaaaagaggaaagggtataaaaagggaggagaggagggggagagaaaagggagaatgAGGATACCAGCGGTATGGGTGTGACTCggaactggaaggaaaaaaattggagTAAAGGGGTGGTGCTGATGGTTCGTGTCATGTGTGTCCGATTATGGGTCGGCGGGAAAGAAGGCGGGTAATGTGGCCAGGCAGAGGAGGGCTAGGGCAGGGGAGAGGTGAGGGGGCCGCGGGGAGGGGAACTGGGTCCCGGCATGTGGGGGCGGCTTCGATTGGGATGGGTGTGAGGGGCGGGGTTCCCGGGGGGGCAGCCCGCTTGGGTCGGGGGGGTTCGGCCGGGGGGTGGATTCCCGCGGGGGCAGGGTGTTGTAGCAGCTTGGAGCGGGCTGGGGGCCAGCGGGGGGGCGGGGCTCTCCACTTTTTCGGGGGGTGTGAGGGCGGGGGGGGCAGGTTGTGGAgggggtggggcagggggggggtggcccgccgggggggggggggggaaggaaaggagggggcCGCACGGGGGGGGTTGGCCGCGGGTTGTTGGCGGGGTGGGGGGCCGACCGGAGGTTGGTCGCGGGGGGTTGTGAGGGGGGTCGCGGGGGTGGGAGGGCGGGGGGTTGCGCATTTGGGGTGTGGGCTGAGGATCCCGCTTGGGTTTGGGTGGGATCGGGAAggggtttggggagggggggggggcggatGGCGGCTCGGGGGCGGGCCGGGCGTTAGCCTTAGTAtgtggaggggcagggggagagttAGAGTTCGGGGGGTGTGTTATGGGGGGGGGGGCCCGCGGGGGCGGGGGCGCGTGCCGACGGGTgtctggggtttgggttgtggCATGTGAGGCGGGcccgggggggtgggggggggggtcaggCAGGGGAgcaaggggcaggaggagctaaGCGTGCAGCTAGCCTAACTCCTGGGGGGGTACGACAGAGGTGGGAGCCCGGGGCGGGGAAAGGGGCCAgctgtgggggtggggtggggttagggttagatttAGGCTTAggttttgggttagggttagatttAGTGCCAGTGGGGcgggggaggaggtgatggtGGGGTGGagttaggtttaggtttaggcTTAGATTTTAGTTTAGGCTTAGgtttaggcttagggttagtgCCGgtgaggcaggggaggaggtggtggtaggttggggttaggtttaggtttaggcTTAGGTTTTGGCTTAGGTTTAGTCTTAGTAGTGCCGGTGAGGTGGGGAAGGAGATGCCGGTGGGGCCGGGGAGGTGCCGCTGGGGTGAGGGGAAGGTGCCGGTGTCGGTGGGGCCGGGGAGGTGCCGGTGGGGCGGggggaaggtggtggtggtggtggggtagGGGAGGAGATGGCGGTGGGGCGGGGGGAAGGTGCCGGTGGGGCGGGGGAGGTGCCGGTGGCAGTGTCGGTGGGGCGGGggggaaggtggtggtgggacTCCAGCAgcggcaggctgctgctgacgCTGCCGAGGGCTGcggccagctggagcagatgcTGGAGAGCGCCGCGGTGCGGGCGCTGAAGCAGTTGGTGCTGCTGCACCGGGAGgacggccccggccccgcccgCACCGTGGAGTGGCTGAATATGCGCAGCTGGTGCTCAGGGCACCGCCACCTGCGCTGCCCCAGGAGGGTCTTCTCCCAGCGCAGCCCTGCCAAGCTGGTACGTGACGGGGGGCTGCCTGCGGCACCACCACCGCCAGCAGCAGCATCGCCACCGTCATGGTCACCAGCGTTGTCATCAACATCGTGGTCATCAtaatcatcaccatcaccaccatcatcatcatcatcatcaccattatcatcatcatcagtaccaccatcatcaccatcatcatcatcactacTACTACTATCATTGTGCCATCACCATCGTCATCGTCATCACCAtaatcaccatcatcatcaccaccaccacctcatgGTCAGGGCTTGGAGGTCTTCCTGGTGAGCTTGAGGCAGTGGTGGCTCCTCAGAGCTCTGGGAgcttggtgagacctcaccagggTGAGGTCTTATGGAGGTCTTGGATGTGCTCTGTGGCcttggtgggtttggggtggaGGTGAGCCCAGGAACAGCAGCAAGCCATGGGCATGGTGTGGGGACCTGGTGGTGGGGaaagtgtggtggtggtggagatgATGCTACGATGGTGGTGGAGACAATGTGGTGGCAAGGACAACCTGCTGGTGGGGATGTCACCGTGGTCGCAGTAGAGATGAGCTGGTGGCGGGGATGACCTGCTGGTGATGatgtgatggtggtggtgggaccATGGTGATGGTGGGACTGTTGTGATGGCGGTGGGACTGTGGTGGTGGAACCATGATGGTGGTAGTGGGACCACTGTGGTGGTGGAACCATTGTGATGGTGAAACCATTGCAATGGCAGTGGTGTGACcattgtggtggtggtgggactgTGGTGGTGGGACCACCattgtgctggtggtggtgggaccatggtggtggtggtgggactatggtggtggtgttgggaccatggtggtggtggtgggaccgtggtggtggtggtaccACCATTGTACTGGTGGTGATGGGaccatggtggtggtgttgggacCACGGTGGTGGTGGtaccatggtggtggtggtgggactgtgatggtggtggtggtgggactgtgatggtggtggtggtgggactgtgatggtggtggtggtggtaccatggtggtggtggtgggactgtgatggtggtggtggtgggactgtgatggtggtggtggtgggactgtgatggtggtggtggtgggactgtgatggtggtggtggtgggactgtgatggtgatggtgggactgtggtggtggtggtggtggaagcatCTTAGTGGTGGGACTGTCGTGATGCTGCTGCAATGCTGAGGACGTTATGgtgaccaccaccaccaccctcatcctcatccccttggtccctctgctccaccagTGGGAGGTGTATGAGAAGGTCTTCGAGAAGGCTGCCGACCGGCACAGCGACTTCTCACGCCTGGCCCGGGGCCTGACCGGCAACACCATTGCCTTggtgctgggaggtggtggagccaggTGGGTCCTGCCTGGCACCTTCTCGTCAGGgaggatggtggtggtggtggggtccAAGGTCCCCCCGTGTTCTCCACGGCTCTGTGGTGACCTtcctgcagaggctgctcccaCATTGGGGTGATCAAGGCCATGGAGGAGTTCGGGATCCCCATCGACATGGTCGGGGGCACCTCCATCGGGGCCTTCATCGGCGCCCTGTACGCCGAGGAGCGCAGCGCCGTGCGCACCAAGCAGCGGGCACGGGAGTGGGCCAAGGTGGGGCACGAGGGGGCACAGGTGGGGCATGGGGGGGGCACAGGAGGGGCAAGGGAGGGGGCACAGGTGGGGCAAGGGAGGGGGCTGAGGTGGGGCAAGGGAGGGGGCTGAGGTGGGGcaaaggaggggacacaggtgGGATAAAGGAGGGGGCACAGGTGGGACAAGGGAGGGGGCTAAGGTGGAGCAAGGGAGGGCATAGAGGTGGGGCAAGGGAGGGGGCACAGGTGGGGCAAGGGGGGGCGAAGGTGGGGCAAAGGAGGGCATAGAGGTGGGGCAAGGGAGGGGGCTAAGGTGGGGCATGGGGGGGGCACAGGTGGGGCACAGGAGAGGGCCAAAGTGGGGCCTGTGGGCACCACCcgaggctgagcagcagcctccagccttgccctgcccagctgggaGGACACCAAGCTTTGGCctgcccatgggcagcctgctcgaGGGGCTCTGAGAGCTGCGGCATGCATGCTGATGCTGCGGCGGGCGTGGGCGCGCGCGCGGGTCGGACGGCTCAGGGCGCGGGAAGCGGGCAGGCAGGAAGGCGCGAGGAAGCGACGGCAGCGAGGCGAGAAGGCGCGAGCGCGGCCGCGAGGACAGCGACAGGAGAGCGGAAGCGAAGGACGAGACGGCGAGCGGCACGCGGAGCGAAGAAGGCGGCCGCGGCAGGCGGGCGGGCAGAGGGAGCGGCGGAAGAAGGCAGGGGCCGCCGgcgaggagaggagaggcagcagggcGGCACGAGCGGACGGCAGAGGCTGCCGGCAGAGGCCGCCGCGGCCGACGGCGGAAGACCGGAGGACGAGGCGAGGCACAGCCGGCCGCGGCGACGCAGGCCGCGGCCTAGCGCGGCCTCCGATGCACGTGCGACTGCCTCGCCTGTGCCTCGTCTCGCGTCCTTCTCGTCCTCCggtctcttcctccttctcttcctccttctcttctctcccttcctcttcctccttctcttcctccttcctcttcctccttcctcttcctccttcccttcctcctttcctcttcctccttcccttcctccttcctcttcctccttcctttcctccttcctttcctccttccttcctccttccttcctccttcccttcctccttcctttcctccttcctttctcttcctttcctccttcctttcctccttcctttcctctttccttttcctccttccttctcctcttccttctcctcttccttctcctcttccttctcctcttccttctcctcttccttctcctcctcctccttctcctcctcctcctccttctcctcctccaccttctcctctcctccttctcctcctccttatcctctcctccttctcctctcctccttctcctatcctccttctcctctcctccttctcctcctcctccttctcctcctcctccgtctcctcctccttctcctcctccttctcctcctcctcctcttcctccccctcctcctcctcccccagtccaTGAACTCAGTGTTTAAGACAGTTCTGGACTTCACCTACCCGATCACCTCCATGTTCTCCGGCTCTGCCTTCAACACCAGCATCAATAAGGTCTTCCAGGACAAGCAGATCGAGGTGGGCACCATGGACCCCCCCCATGACCTTCCCCCAGGTCCCACCAGctgctccctcccccccccaggaGCCCCCTGGTGCCACCTGCCCACATCTTGTGTCCCTGCAGGACCTTTGGTTGCCCTACTTCAACGTCACGACTGACATCACAGCCTCAGCCATGAGGGTCCACACCGACGGTAAGAGCTTCTTGAAGAACCTCTCTGGTGCCACCACCTCCCACCCTGGGGGGACCTTCCTCACCACAACCCCAAAATGGTGGCCACTGCCCCATGGGAGGAGGTTGACCATGGGGACAACTCATCCTGGCATGGTGAGGAAGGGCTTGGTGGTGAGCCCAGGCGGTGGTGGCTTCCCAGAGCTGCGTGGGGCTGGTGACCACAGCAGGGTGAGGTCTCCATGGGGGTCTGGGGAGGGTCTCCTTGGTGGGCTTGGGGCATGCATGGCCTCTAGCATCTGCTGACCACTAACCACAGTAACCCACACTTGGCATGGGGACCTGGGGGTGGAGAGGACTTGGAGGGGGGGtggagaggaggtggtggtggtggtggagagggtttggtggtggtggtggtggaagagagcttggtggtggtggtggggatgacctggtggtgctggtggggggggggtggtgacACCATCATAGTggaggagatgtggtggtggggatgaggtggtggaggtgatgtgatggtggtggtgggaccATCCTGGTGGCACCATCCTGGTGGGACCATCCTGGTGGTGGGACCATCCTGGTGGTGGGACCATCCTGGTGGTGGGACCATCCTGGAGGTGGGACCATCCTGGAGGTGGGACCATCCTGGTGGTGGGACCATCCTGGAGGTGGGACCATCCTGGTGGTGGGGCCTTAGCAGTGGCTGCCCCTTCTCCTTGGCTGATTGCAGAGCTCACCTGGGACATTGGAGCTGTCCATGGGGTGCAGGCTGTGGtggctcctcagcagctttgtcttCTCCTCTGGCCTCTAACACAGACTAACCCCTGCTGACCAACCCTAACCCACCAGGAGAGGACCTTctgcctctccctccttctccatcccaaccTGGCCAAGATGCTTTCCGTTGCTCTTGGGGCCTTCAAATATCTCACCAAGGTGGTGCCAGTGTCCTTGGGCACCTCCTACTGGGTGCTTGGGCCTGTTCTGGCCCACCATGACCATGACTGTCTCCTGGCTGACCATGACCATGTCCTCTCCCTTTGGCCTATTCCCTCTTCCCATGACCGTGACCATGACTGTGTCTTGTCCCACCATGACCATCTCCTGTCCCACCATGTCCTTGACTGTATCATCCTCCTTGGGCCTGTCCCATCTCGCCACAACCATGGTCATGACCTTGGCCATGACAATGTCTTCTTCCATGACCTTGGCCACGACAATGTCTTTTTCCATGACCCTGTCCCATCATCCCATGCCCATATCCTCTTCCTTGGCCGTCTCCTGTCCACCACCCCCATGCTCATGCCAATATCCTTGACCTTGGCCATCTCCTGTCCTCCCTTGTCCATGGCCATATCCTCTCCCATGACCATatcctgttccaccacccttacaTCCGTATCCTTCCATGTCCATCTCctgtccccccacccccatgcCCATGGCCATATCCTCTCCCATGATCATCTCctgtccccccacccccatgcCAATATCCTCTCCCATGATCATGTCCTGTCCCCCCGCCCCCATGCCAATATCCTCTCCCATGGCATCTCCTGTGCCACCATGCCCATATCCTCTCCCATGGCATCTCctgtccccccacccccaagccAATATCCTCTCCCATGATCATCTCctgtccccccacccccatgcCAATATCCTCTCCCATGGCATCTCCTGTGCCACCATACCCATGCCAATGTCCTCTCCCATGATCATCTCCTGTGCCACCATGCCCATGCCAATATCCTCTCCCATGGCATCTCCTGTGCCACCATGCCCATGCCCATATCCTCTCCCATGATCATCTCCTGTGCCCTCCATGCCCATGCCAATATCTTCTCCCATTGCATCTCCTGTCCCACCATGCCCATGCCAATACCTTCTCCCATGATCATCTTCTGTAGCACTATGCCCATGGCCATATTCTCTCCCATGGCATCTCCTGTGCCCCCATGTCCATGCTTATATCCTCTCCCATGATCATCTCCTGTACCACCATGCCCATGCCCATATCCTGTCCCATGACCATCTCCTGTCCCCCCATGCCCATATCCCCTCCCATGGCATCCCCTGTGCCCCCCATGCCCACcaccctgtcctctccctccgGCAGGCAGCCTCTGGCGCTACGTCCGAGCCAGTGCCTCCTACACTCCCTACCTGCCTCCCCTCTGCGACCCCAAGGACAGCCACTGGCTGGTGGACGGCTGCTATGTCAACAATGTCCCAGGTCAGCATCTCACCACCTTGGGGCCACCAccaagcaccaccaccaccaagaaccaccaccaccaagcaccacccaaccccaaccccacccagGTCCACTGGCTGGTGGACGGCTGCTATGTGAACAATGTCCCAGGTCAGCATCTCACCACCTTGGAGCCaccacaaaaccaccaccaagcaccaccaccaccaagcacCACCCAACCCCACCCAGGTGCCATCATCTCAGCTCGGCCCCCCCGGGGTTCCTGCACTGCCCCTGGGTGCTCCTTGGGTGCCTGTGGGTTGTAGGTGGCTCCGAGGCGTGGTGAGGGCCAGGGGTAGGTCATGAGCCACAGGGTGGTGGCATCTGAGGTGGGTTCCTCGTtgttcctccccctccctgcccggCCTAGGCTCGCTCTGGCGCTACGTGCGAGCCAGCATGACCCTCTCGGGGTACCTCCCACCACTCTGTGACCCCAAGGATGGCAACCTGCTGATGGATGGGGGCTACATCAACAACCTGCCAGGCAAGTAGAGAAGAGCAAggaccaccaccagcagcagcagcagcagcaccacccaaCCAAGGTGGCACCCGACGCAGTGCAGAGGTTTGGGTGAGGGCTGCTTGGCCACTGCCAGGTTTGGTCTGGGAAGGTTGGAGATGTTGGAGCTGAGGTTTGCATCTTCTTGGTGGCTTCACTCTTGGGGACCTTCAGCCATCTTGGGTCATCTCTTGGTGTCCTTGCTTCCAAGGACATCTTCATGGTCAGGATGGATCCATTCTCTTGGGTTGTCTCTTGGTGTCCTCCATGCCTCGTGGCTTCCAAGGACTCCTTCGTGGTCAGGATAGATCTCTTCATCTCACATTATCTCTTGGTGTCCTCCATGCCTCATGGCTTCCAAGGACTCCTTCATGGTCAGGATGGATCTCTTCATCTCACATCACCTCTTGGTGTCCTCCACACCAAGTGGCTTCCAAGGACATCTTCATGTTTCTTCAGCTTCCCTTCACCTTGGGTCATCTCTTGGTGTCCTCACCATTGGGTGTCCTCCTGGGACATCTTCGGGCTTCATcatatccaaaccaccttgatcATGATCTTGGTCCCTCATCTTCTCTGGATGTTCTCAGCTCCAGTTGTCCATCCTGGacctctccatcctccttcaCCTCCAGGACACCTCCACTGGGCTTGTAGCAAGCTCTCGGTGTCTTCAAGACCAGGTGGCCTCCCTGTCTTATGCCATCTTCTGGTGGACCTGGCACTGGGTGGCTTCCTGGGGCACCTCCATGTGGAAGCCATCTCCATCCACCTCACATCATCTCTTGATGTCCTCACCACCAGATGTCCTCCTGAAGCATCTCCATCTTCCTCCATGTCCATCATCATCTCTTGATGTCCTCCTCAACACCAAGAGCACCTCCATGTGCAGGCCATCTCCAGCTACCTCTTCTGGTGTCCTCACCACCAGGTGTCCTCCTGGGTTAtctcctctctcctcatccCACCATGGCCTTGCCTGTGCCCTCCTTGCCTCACCACATGCCCCAGGTTGTTCCTCAGGTTGCTTCTCACCATCATGTCCTCCTGGGGACCTCCTGCCCCAAGTCTGACACCCATGGGACACTGCTTGTCCCACCGTGAGCTCCACCATGGCTTTATCCTTCAGCTGGGGAACaatctcccagcccagcccagctcaactcaacccaacccaacccaacccaatgcCTCAACACCAGATGTTGTCCTGGAGGATCTCCATCCTCCTTCATCTCAACCCAACTCAACACCTCAACACCAGATGTCCTCCTGGGtggtctccatcctcctccagttcaacacaacccaacaacccaactcaacccaaccctACTCAACCCAACCTAACTCGTCACCTTATTCAAataaacccaacccaactcagctaaactcaacccaacccaaccaaactcaACCCAACCTAACTCAGCCAAACTCAACCCAACtcaactcaacccaacccaattcAGCCAAACtcaactcaacccaacccaactcagCCAAACTccacccaacccaactcaaATCAACCCATCTCAACCCAAACCAACTCAACTCAATTCAACCCAACTCAACTGAACTTAACCCAACTCAACTgaactcaacccaacccaaa includes:
- the LOC128980401 gene encoding LOW QUALITY PROTEIN: patatin-like phospholipase domain-containing protein 6 (The sequence of the model RefSeq protein was modified relative to this genomic sequence to represent the inferred CDS: deleted 2 bases in 1 codon), with product CLDDMSPWDAFSLELNKHCLNAIGPTLHLTSDIIRAGGYSPRIRKRDIHRHRPLQTDHTLNPLETPLRCIRQALTVRLAVSDCIDRVGDCRGFGWTRSPRGAGEDGSGGEALEQMLESAAVRALKQLVLLHREDGPGPARTVEWLNMRSWCSGHRHLRCPRRVFSQRSPAKLWEVYEKVFEKAADRHSDFSRLARGLTGNTIALVLGGGGARGCSHIGVIKAMEEFGIPIDMVGGTSIGAFIGALYAEERSAVRTKQRAREWAKSMNSVFKTVLDFTYPITSMFSGSAFNTSINKVFQDKQIEDLWLPYFNVTTDITASAMRVHTDGSLWRYVRASASYTPYLPPLCDPKDSHWLVDGCYVNNVPGSLWRYVRASMTLSGYLPPLCDPKDGNLLMDGGYINNLPADIARSMGAKTVIAIDVGSQDETDLCNYGDSLSGWWLLWNRLNPWAEKVKVPDMAEIQSRLAYVSCVRQLEVVKSSSYCEYLRPPIDCFKTMDFRKFDEIYDVGYEHGKMIFEGWSRGDIIEQMVQDQRSADFYASKRKDVLTCPSAGFTDLAEVVSRIEPAKPCLAEAYADEESDYLTEYEDEGPEPARGEEETPGEWPSGGPLEAEEEEQLLRHRCTAATPQASSSSPGGGPLG